From Saccharibacillus brassicae:
TTGTTTTTTTAAACGAAATTTAAACTTGGGCCACTCCTTCCTTTAACCTGGCGTCTCTATCATAAGAAGCAACGATAACGAACAAGAGGTGAGGGACATGACACAAATGATGATCGAGACCCGGAACTTGACCAAAAAATATCGGGGGACCCGGGCGGTGGACGCGCTTAATCTGGCGATCCCGCAGGGCGAAATTTACGGCTTTCTCGGACCGAACGGAGCGGGCAAGACGACGACGATCCGCATGCTGCTCGGCCTGATCAAGCCCGACAGCGGCATCGTGCAGCTGTTCGGGCAGGACCTGAAGCGCGACCGGATCAAAATTTTGCGCCGCGTCGGTTCGCTCGTCGAGTATCCGTCGTATTACGGCCACCTGAACGCGGTCGAGAATCTGGAGACGCTCCGCCATATTCTGAACGTGCCGCGAAGCCGGATCGACGAAGTGCTCGGTACGGTCGGCCTGACCAAGGACGCCAAACGTGCCGTCAAAGGCTATTCGCTCGGCATGAAGCAGCGTCTGGGCATCGCGGCGGCGCTGCTCGGCAGCCCGGAACTGCTCATTCTCGACGAGCCGACGAACGGGCTGGACCCGTCGGGCATTTTGGAAATTCGCGAGTTGATCAAAAAAATGCCGAAAGAGCAGGGCATTACGGTGCTCGTCTCCAGCCACCTGCTGAGCGAAATCGAGCAGATGGCGAGCAGCGTCGGCATCGTCAATCAGGGCCGCATGATTTTCCAGGACAGCATGCCGAACCTGCAGCGCAAAGCGGGCAGCGAGATCCATATCGCCCTGTCCGACGCAGAAGCGGGCATGATTACGGCGCGCGAGCAGGGCTGCTTCCCGCGGCTCGATCAGGGCAAGCTCGTGTTCAAGGGTATCGACAACGGACAGATCGCCCGGCTCGTATCCGCGCTGGTTGACGCCCGCCACAGCATCTACCGGGTGGAAGAACGCCGCAAGTCGCTGGAAGACCTGTTCCTGACGATGACCGGCAGCGGAACTTCGGAAGCGGAAGTGTCCGAACTTCAGGCAGCCACCGGTGCTCCGAGAGCGGCCGGCCTGCGCAAGGAGGCGGCGCAATGATCGGCAAACTGCTGAGAGCCGACCTGCTCAAGACGCGCCGGACCGGCATCTGGTGGGTCGTCCTGATCGGACCCGTCGGCCTGGCGGCGATGCAGATGCTCAACTTCGGCCTGCGCTACGATTATCTCGTAGGGGACATCTACGCGGCCGATCCGTGGGCCGGCCTGCTGAACGAGACGGGCCTGTTCGTACCGATCGCGATCTATCTGGCGATGACGCTGCTTATGTCGATGATCGCAAACGTCGAGAACCGGCAGAACGCCTGGAAGCAGGTGCTGGCGCTGCCGGTGCGCCGCTCCGAAGTGTTCGCGGCGAAGTTTCTCTGCTGCATGGTGCAGCTGCTCGCGGCCTGCGTGCTGCTGGCCGGTTCGGTCGCGGCCGTCGGTCTGATCCTGAAGCTCAACGGACCGGTCCCGCTGCTCGACCTGTTGAAGTTTGGCGTCTATCCGCTGCTCGCCGCGCTGCCGATGCTCGGTTTCATGCTCTGGATGACGCTAACCGTGCGCAATCAGGCGATTCCCATCTCGATCGGCATCGCCGCCTCGCTCGTCTCCGTGTTCGGTCTGGCAATGAGCGAAGCGGTTCCGATCGCCTGGCCGGCCGCCGTGCTCCAAGGCCAGGAAGTGCCGCTGTTCATCGGGCTGGGCGTCGGCGTGTTCGCCGTATTGTACCTGCTGGGCTCGATGCATTTTTCGAGAAAGGACGTGGCTTGATATGGCAACCTGGATTTCGGCGCTGCGCAGCGAACGGATCAAGCTTGGCCGCTCGCAGATCATGCTGCTGGCGATCATCGATCCGATTCTGTGTGCAGGGATCGGCCTGCTCTCAAGCGTCGATAACAATGCGGACGGCTGGCTCGCCCTGCTGCTCGTCATGACGATGCTGCACGCGATGCTACTGCTGCCGATGATGGCGGGGATCTTCTCGGCTTTTGTCTGCCGCTACGAACATGCGGGCGGCGGCTGGAAGCAGATTTTGTCGCTGCCCGTCTCGCGCAGCGCGCTGTACCTGTCCAAGCTGCTGGTCGTGGCGGGCGTGCTGGCGATCAGCCAGCTGCTGTTCTTCGCCGCGGTGCTGGGCGTCGGCCTGCTCAAAGGGTTCGATCTCTCGTACGTGCCGTGGGGCGAATTCGCGCAGCGGGCGGTGTTGGGCTTCGTGGCGTGCCTGCCGCTTGTCGCGCTGCAGCTGTTCGTGTCCACGATGTGGACCAGCTTCGCCGCTCCGCTCGTGTTGAACATGATGTTCACCGTACCCAATATCCTGATCTCGAACTCGGCGACCTACGGCCCGTATTACCCGTGGGCGCAGCCGATGCTGGTCATGATGGAGGCGGGCGGCGGCTACGATTTCGGCGCGTTCGCGACGCCGACGCAAACGCTGCTGCTGACGATCGGAGGAAGTTTCGCGCTGTTTCTGGCTGTCGGGCTCGTCTATTTCAACCGCAAGCCGGTCTGAACAAGAGCGGCGAACGGGCGGAGCAATCCGCGACCGGAATAAAAAAACGAAAAAATTTGCTGTTCGCTGTTAAGGTTTTGTCCCGAAATGACGTTGATATAGAAAAAGGAAAACGTACCCAGGAGGTTATATCGATCATGTTCAAAAGAAAGCTTGCTCCGGCGGCGCTGGCCGTCGCGATCGCGTTCTCCCTGACGGGAGCCGTCTCTTCGACCCATGCGGCCGCGCCGGTGCTCCCTGCCGGACCTTCGGCCGCGTCCGTGGAGTCCGACGTGCTGGTCGGCGAACTGGCATCCTCAGCGTCCGCAAGCCCGGCCCGCGCGCAGGAGACGTTGAACCGCGAACTCGCCGTGTCGGCGGATGCGCTCGAACGTCTGCAGCCGGAAGCGGCCTCGCTTGCCGACGGCAAAGGGCTGGTCGTGTTCTGCGTATCGATGGCCCTGTCGCTGGCGCTGATGTTCGGCGTGTTCGGTCTGTCGAACCTGAGAAAAAACGGCCGCCGGAGCCGCTGAGCCCGCTTCGGGCGGAGACGGGACCGACCCGAAAGCGGCATAACGAAAACCCTTGCGACTCCGTCGCAAGGGTTTTTCGGCTTGGCAAGGATATAACGAAGATGAAGACAGCGGTTGGCCTGACCCCAAGGGGAAGGCCGATTTGATCGGATCGGAAAACCGGGTGCTGCGCAGTATCGATCGCGTGGATATGCGGTGCGCGTCCGTTCGTTCAGGAAGGCTGCACGACGCTGTCGACGCCTGCGCGAATGATGTCGCACGAGCGCTCGAACAGGATCTTCTCGTCGTCGTTCAGATTGAATTCGATCAGTTCCTCGATGCCGCCGTCGCCGATGATCGCGGGTACGCCGACGCAGACGTCCCGCTGGCCGTATTCGCCGTCGAGGATCGCGGAGACGGCGATGATGCGGTGATCGTCGTTCAAAATGGAACGGGTGATATAGGCGATCGCGCTGCCGATGCCGAACTGCGTCGAACCTTTGCGGGTGAAGATCTCCCAGCCCGCGTCCTTCGTCTTGCGCGCGATATCGTTCAGGTCGAGATCCGGGAAGCGCAACTTGTGCTCTTCGACGATATGCAGCATCGGCTTGCCGCCGATCGTGACGTGCGACCAGGCGACGAACTGCGATTCGCCGTGCTCGCCCATCGCGTAGCCGTGGACGCTGCGCGGATCGACCTGGAACACGTCGGCCAGCAGCGTTTTGAGCCGCGCGGAATCGATCGACGTGCCGGTGCCGATGACGCGGTGGCGCGGCAGACCCGACACCTGGGCCGCGATCATCGTCACGACGTCGACCGGATTCGCGGCCACGACGAAGATGCCGTCGAAGCCGCTGCCCATGACGGACGTGACGACTTCGCGGGTGATCGAAGCGGCTTCGGCGATGATGTCCATGCGCTTCTGTCCGGCTTTGACGTTGGCGCCGGCCGTCAGGACGACGATGTCCGCGTCCGCGCAGTCGGCGTAACGTCCGGCCCGCACGCGCGTGCGCGTCGAAGTGAAGTCCGCGCAGTGGGACAGGTCGAGCGCCTGAGCCAGCGCATGCTCGTGATTGCGGCTGATGATAACGATCTCGTCGCAGATGGACTGGTTGATCATCGCGTAAGCGCTGCTCGATCCGACCAGACCCGAGCCGATAATCGCGACTTTACGGTTTTTTTTGCCCATATTCGCACCTCTTGCTTATGATTTATTTGCTTACATGAAATTTTTCAGTAAAGTGACTTTTTTCATTTTAACGGAAAAAAGAACGGTTGTCAGCCAGCAAATACAGAAATATGTTACAATACGTGACACCATTGACGATTTCGAGCGGATACGATGAAAGGAAAAGGGACAAAAGCAGCAATTACGGCCAAAACGGGCTTTTTTCGCGCCAAAAGGGTAATACATAGAGGTGCCTTTTTCGGCAGTCCGCTTTCGTGAGGGAGCAACTGCCGGCAAACGGCGAACTTTAACGGAGGTGACGGAGACCCATGACGCAAAACAAACGCTTTGTACTGGCCAGCCGCCCGAACGGCATGCCGACGCGGGAAAATTTCGAATTGAAGACAGAAGAAGCGGCTCGGCCGGAAGACGGCGAGATCGCGGTCGAGACGCTGTATTTGTCGGTCGATCCCTACATGCGCGGACGGATGAACGACAGCAAATCGTATGCCAAGCCGTACGAGATCGGCGGCACATTCGGCGGCGGATCGGTCGGACGCGTGACGGAGAGCCGGCATTCTTCCTATAAGGAAGGCGATATCGTGCAGGGAGGCTGGGGCTGGCAGACGCACGCCGTCGTGAACGGCGATCTGGCGGTCAAAGTCGACGAGAGCCTCGCTCCGATCCAGACGGCGCTCGGCGTACTCGGCATGCCGGGACTGACCGCCTACTTCGGCCTGCTGGATATCGGGCAGCCCAAGGAAGGCGAGACGGTCGTCGTATCCGGCGCAGGCGGAGCGGTCGGCATGATTGTCGGCCAGATCGCGAAGATCAAAGGCGCGCGCGTCGTCGGCATTTCCGGTTCGGAAGAGAAAAACCGGTATCTGTCCGAAGAACTCGGCTTCGACGCCGTCGTCAACTACAAGACCGAATCGCTGGACGAAGCGCTTGCGGCCGCGTGCCCGGACGGCGTGGACGTCTATTTCGACAACGTGGGCGGCGAAGTGAGCGACGCGGTCTTCCAGCTGCTGAACGCCAACGCGCGCGTGCCGCTGTGCGGCCAGATCTCGCTGTATAACGTGACCGAACCGGAGCCGGGTCCCCGCTTTCTGCCGCTGCTGCTGACCCGTACCGCTCTGGTCAAAGGGTTCCTCGTCGGCCAATACCAGGATCGATACGGCGAAGCGATTCCGGAAATGGCAGGCTGGCTCAAAGACGGACGTCTGAAATACCGCGAAAATATCGTCGAAGGCTTCGAGCAGTCGCCGGAAGCGTTCTTCGGACTGTTCAGCGGAGAGAACCTCGGCAAGCAGCTCGTCAAGGTCTAACGGCCGGACGAAAATCGAGACCGGCTTTTTATTTTTATATGAAAAAAGAACTGGAAAGCGCGAGAAAAGCATAAATAAAAATCGCAAGAAAAACGAGCCTGCCGGGAAACCGGGGCTCGTTTTTTTATGGCGTTTTTTGGGGGTTCGAACGCCTTTTTTTCGCGATAGATCCGTTACTTCAAATACTTCTTCTTCAACGCCAGAATCCGGGCTGCGCTCTCGTCGATACGCGACTCGGAAATTTGGCCGGATCGCACCGCCTGCTTGATCGCCTCGATCGTATCGATCGCGTTGCCCGCGCCGTGCGCCACGAGGACGATATCGCTGCCGGCCGCTACCGATTGAACGGCCGCTTCGCCGATTCCGTAGTTGTCCGCGATCGCGCCCATCGTCATGTCGTCCGTCATGATCACGCCGTCGAAGCCCAGCTTGCCGCGCAGCAGATCGGTTATGACGGCGGGCGACAGGGAAGACGGAAACTGCTTGTCGAGCTTGGGCAGCAGAATATGGGCTATCATGACGACGTCCGCCTGCGCGGCGATCGCTTTTCTGAACGGGATCAGCTCCAGCTTGTCCAACTGCTCCAGACTTTTGTCCACGACGGGCAGCGCGATATGCGAATCGACCGACGTGTCGCCGTGGCCCGGGAAATGCTTGACGACCGGAATGACCTTTTTGGATTCCAGTCCCTGCATGACCGGGATGCCGAGCTTCGAGACGAGCGCCGCGTCCGCGCCGAACGAACGGTCGCCGATCACGGGATTGTCCGGGTTGCTGTTGACGTCGAGCACGGGCGCGTAATCGAGGTTGAACCCTTGCGAGAGCAGTTGTTCGCCCAA
This genomic window contains:
- a CDS encoding L-lactate dehydrogenase, encoding MGKKNRKVAIIGSGLVGSSSAYAMINQSICDEIVIISRNHEHALAQALDLSHCADFTSTRTRVRAGRYADCADADIVVLTAGANVKAGQKRMDIIAEAASITREVVTSVMGSGFDGIFVVAANPVDVVTMIAAQVSGLPRHRVIGTGTSIDSARLKTLLADVFQVDPRSVHGYAMGEHGESQFVAWSHVTIGGKPMLHIVEEHKLRFPDLDLNDIARKTKDAGWEIFTRKGSTQFGIGSAIAYITRSILNDDHRIIAVSAILDGEYGQRDVCVGVPAIIGDGGIEELIEFNLNDDEKILFERSCDIIRAGVDSVVQPS
- a CDS encoding ABC transporter permease; translation: MATWISALRSERIKLGRSQIMLLAIIDPILCAGIGLLSSVDNNADGWLALLLVMTMLHAMLLLPMMAGIFSAFVCRYEHAGGGWKQILSLPVSRSALYLSKLLVVAGVLAISQLLFFAAVLGVGLLKGFDLSYVPWGEFAQRAVLGFVACLPLVALQLFVSTMWTSFAAPLVLNMMFTVPNILISNSATYGPYYPWAQPMLVMMEAGGGYDFGAFATPTQTLLLTIGGSFALFLAVGLVYFNRKPV
- a CDS encoding ABC transporter ATP-binding protein; the encoded protein is MTQMMIETRNLTKKYRGTRAVDALNLAIPQGEIYGFLGPNGAGKTTTIRMLLGLIKPDSGIVQLFGQDLKRDRIKILRRVGSLVEYPSYYGHLNAVENLETLRHILNVPRSRIDEVLGTVGLTKDAKRAVKGYSLGMKQRLGIAAALLGSPELLILDEPTNGLDPSGILEIRELIKKMPKEQGITVLVSSHLLSEIEQMASSVGIVNQGRMIFQDSMPNLQRKAGSEIHIALSDAEAGMITAREQGCFPRLDQGKLVFKGIDNGQIARLVSALVDARHSIYRVEERRKSLEDLFLTMTGSGTSEAEVSELQAATGAPRAAGLRKEAAQ
- a CDS encoding NADP-dependent oxidoreductase; this translates as MTQNKRFVLASRPNGMPTRENFELKTEEAARPEDGEIAVETLYLSVDPYMRGRMNDSKSYAKPYEIGGTFGGGSVGRVTESRHSSYKEGDIVQGGWGWQTHAVVNGDLAVKVDESLAPIQTALGVLGMPGLTAYFGLLDIGQPKEGETVVVSGAGGAVGMIVGQIAKIKGARVVGISGSEEKNRYLSEELGFDAVVNYKTESLDEALAAACPDGVDVYFDNVGGEVSDAVFQLLNANARVPLCGQISLYNVTEPEPGPRFLPLLLTRTALVKGFLVGQYQDRYGEAIPEMAGWLKDGRLKYRENIVEGFEQSPEAFFGLFSGENLGKQLVKV
- a CDS encoding ABC transporter permease: MIGKLLRADLLKTRRTGIWWVVLIGPVGLAAMQMLNFGLRYDYLVGDIYAADPWAGLLNETGLFVPIAIYLAMTLLMSMIANVENRQNAWKQVLALPVRRSEVFAAKFLCCMVQLLAACVLLAGSVAAVGLILKLNGPVPLLDLLKFGVYPLLAALPMLGFMLWMTLTVRNQAIPISIGIAASLVSVFGLAMSEAVPIAWPAAVLQGQEVPLFIGLGVGVFAVLYLLGSMHFSRKDVA